A region of Haloplanus sp. XH21 DNA encodes the following proteins:
- a CDS encoding oligosaccharyl transferase, archaeosortase A system-associated, whose protein sequence is MSDDQRQGSSSVADLFFNWYHVPALVLVVATMLAIRLQAYSNFIRDGTVYFSGNDAWYHLRQVEYTVRHWPFTMSYDPWTNFPYGTNAGQFGTLYDQLVATAALVVGLGSPSQELVAKTLLVAPAVFGALIAVPVYAIGKRFAGRAAGLFGAIVLLLLPGQFLQRGLVGFADHNIAEPLFQTIAVLALMIAIAVAVREKPIWELVVDRDMDALRQPLIWSALAGVAVALYMWVWPPGVLLVGVFGVYLVYQLTSDYVTGGSPEPIAFVGVVSMVVAAVLMLVQFDTVSFGATDFSLLQPVVALGVGVGAAFLAGLARLFDDRAIDRTYYPPAVVGLIALSLGLIAVALPSLFGTIQSNALSFIGFSAGAGLRTISEAQPYLSPDILQQNRMTATGRIMADYGFTLFTGVAAVIWLVAKPLLRDWETERVGYVFGSLAILGLLFLVPGPFQAVADAIGVVSELVGVAIVAAILFGAVIQTNYDSEKLLFVVWAAFMTSAAFTQVRFHYYLAPIVAIANAYLLGEILTYLDLRVPSFDALRDLQGYQVLAVLAAAMLIITPVLLVPINVRNTGNADFDQSSTAWETAQGTGPGAVTEWNDSLNWMESNTPAPGTFGGASEEMEYYGSYDQPSGGDYDYPAGAYGVQSWWDYGHWITVRGERIPNANPFQQGATDAANFLLAPNESAAQSALGERDTEAAGTRYVMVDWQMVNPSSKFGAPVVFYDASNVSASDFYNRVYASDLRGSFPVRTQRYYESQMVRLYAYHGSSAQPQPIVVDWEQRRVETQSGETITVRAGPQDQRTVLRQFDNMSAAEAYVENDSTSQIGGVGHYPSERVPALEHYRLVQVSESNASSSSQYSLSARRAFAMTGLPPSSQTLYEPSWVKSFEKVPGATITSDGLPPNTSVRASVPMRVPATNETFTYTQQTRTNEDGELTMTLPYSTTGYDEYGPSNGYTNVSVRATGPYTLESALANDNGSLVQYRSQVNVSEGRVNGDIEGTREVTLEQRNPLQNLSLGGGNESESIDPDASITETTADSADDTSSTPDGVSGSTDTRTAFDAPRVAVARN, encoded by the coding sequence ATGAGCGACGATCAGAGACAGGGGTCCTCGTCGGTCGCAGACCTCTTTTTCAACTGGTATCACGTCCCCGCGCTCGTCCTCGTCGTTGCGACGATGCTCGCTATCCGCCTGCAGGCGTATAGCAACTTCATCCGCGACGGGACAGTGTACTTCTCGGGGAATGACGCCTGGTATCACCTCCGTCAGGTCGAGTATACGGTGCGGCATTGGCCCTTCACGATGTCGTACGACCCGTGGACGAACTTCCCGTACGGCACGAACGCGGGGCAGTTCGGCACGCTGTACGACCAGCTGGTCGCCACCGCGGCGCTGGTCGTCGGCCTCGGCAGCCCGTCACAGGAACTCGTCGCGAAGACGCTGCTGGTCGCCCCGGCCGTGTTCGGCGCACTGATCGCCGTGCCGGTGTACGCCATTGGCAAGCGGTTCGCCGGGCGCGCGGCCGGCCTCTTCGGGGCCATCGTCCTCCTGCTCCTCCCGGGGCAGTTCCTCCAGCGCGGCCTCGTCGGCTTCGCCGACCACAACATCGCCGAACCGCTCTTCCAGACCATCGCCGTGCTCGCGCTGATGATTGCCATCGCGGTCGCCGTCCGCGAGAAACCGATTTGGGAACTCGTCGTCGACCGCGATATGGACGCCCTCCGACAGCCACTCATCTGGAGCGCGCTCGCGGGCGTCGCGGTCGCCCTCTACATGTGGGTGTGGCCGCCGGGTGTCCTGCTCGTCGGCGTCTTTGGCGTCTACCTGGTCTACCAGCTTACGAGCGACTACGTTACTGGTGGCTCGCCTGAACCCATCGCGTTCGTCGGCGTCGTCTCGATGGTCGTGGCCGCGGTGCTGATGCTCGTGCAGTTCGACACGGTGTCGTTCGGCGCCACCGACTTCTCCCTCCTCCAGCCCGTCGTCGCGCTCGGCGTCGGCGTCGGCGCGGCCTTCCTCGCCGGGCTTGCACGCCTCTTCGACGACCGCGCGATCGATCGTACCTACTACCCGCCGGCGGTCGTCGGCCTCATCGCCCTCTCCCTCGGCCTCATCGCGGTCGCGCTCCCGTCACTGTTCGGGACGATCCAGTCCAACGCCCTCAGCTTCATCGGCTTCAGTGCCGGCGCCGGTCTTCGAACCATCTCCGAGGCGCAGCCGTATCTCTCACCCGACATCCTCCAGCAGAACCGCATGACTGCGACCGGGCGCATCATGGCCGACTACGGCTTCACGCTCTTCACGGGCGTTGCGGCCGTCATCTGGCTGGTCGCGAAACCGCTGCTCCGTGACTGGGAGACCGAACGCGTCGGCTACGTGTTCGGCTCGCTCGCGATCCTGGGACTGCTCTTCCTCGTTCCCGGCCCGTTCCAGGCTGTCGCCGACGCGATCGGTGTGGTCTCCGAACTCGTCGGCGTCGCGATCGTCGCGGCCATCCTCTTTGGCGCCGTCATCCAGACCAACTACGACAGCGAGAAACTCCTCTTCGTCGTCTGGGCGGCGTTCATGACCTCTGCTGCGTTCACGCAGGTCCGGTTCCACTACTACCTGGCACCGATCGTCGCCATCGCGAACGCCTACCTCCTCGGGGAGATCCTGACGTATCTCGACTTGCGCGTCCCCTCCTTCGACGCGCTGCGCGACCTGCAGGGATACCAGGTGCTCGCGGTGCTCGCGGCCGCGATGCTGATCATCACGCCCGTGCTCCTCGTGCCGATAAACGTTCGCAACACGGGTAACGCCGACTTCGACCAGAGTAGCACCGCCTGGGAGACAGCACAGGGGACTGGCCCTGGTGCGGTGACGGAGTGGAACGACTCGCTCAACTGGATGGAGTCGAACACGCCCGCCCCTGGCACCTTCGGCGGTGCGAGTGAGGAAATGGAGTACTACGGCTCCTACGACCAACCGTCGGGGGGCGACTACGACTATCCGGCCGGCGCCTACGGCGTCCAATCCTGGTGGGACTACGGCCACTGGATCACCGTCCGCGGTGAGCGCATCCCGAACGCCAACCCGTTCCAGCAGGGGGCGACCGACGCCGCGAACTTCCTGCTCGCGCCCAACGAGTCGGCCGCACAGAGCGCCCTCGGCGAGCGCGACACGGAGGCGGCGGGCACCCGGTACGTGATGGTCGACTGGCAGATGGTCAACCCGTCGTCGAAGTTCGGCGCTCCGGTCGTCTTCTACGACGCGTCGAACGTCTCCGCGTCGGACTTCTACAACCGCGTGTACGCCAGCGACCTGCGCGGGAGCTTCCCCGTCCGCACCCAGCGCTACTACGAGAGCCAGATGGTGCGGCTGTACGCCTACCACGGGAGTTCGGCACAGCCCCAGCCGATCGTCGTCGACTGGGAACAACGGCGCGTCGAGACCCAGAGCGGCGAGACGATCACCGTCCGAGCGGGGCCGCAGGACCAACGAACGGTGCTCCGACAGTTCGACAACATGTCCGCGGCGGAAGCCTACGTCGAAAACGACAGCACGTCACAGATCGGTGGCGTCGGCCACTATCCCAGCGAGCGTGTGCCAGCGCTCGAACACTACCGGCTGGTGCAGGTGAGCGAGTCGAACGCGTCCAGTTCCTCGCAGTACTCGCTCTCGGCCCGCCGCGCCTTCGCCATGACGGGCCTCCCGCCGTCGTCGCAGACGCTCTACGAGCCCTCGTGGGTGAAGTCCTTCGAGAAGGTGCCCGGCGCGACCATCACGAGCGACGGACTGCCGCCGAACACGTCGGTCCGCGCGTCGGTCCCGATGCGCGTTCCGGCGACCAACGAGACGTTCACGTACACCCAGCAGACGCGGACGAACGAGGACGGGGAGCTGACGATGACGCTTCCCTACTCGACGACGGGCTACGACGAGTACGGGCCGTCGAACGGCTACACGAACGTGAGCGTCCGGGCGACGGGCCCGTACACGCTCGAGTCGGCGCTCGCGAACGACAACGGCTCGCTCGTGCAGTATCGCTCCCAGGTGAACGTGAGCGAAGGTCGGGTCAACGGCGACATCGAGGGCACGCGGGAGGTGACACTGGAGCAACGCAACCCGCTCCAGAACCTGTCGCTCGGCGGCGGTAACGAGTCCGAATCGATCGACCCCGACGCGTCGATCACGGAGACGACCGCTGATTCCGCCGATGACACGTCGAGCACGCCCGACGGTGTGTCAGGAAGTACCGACACGCGGACGGCGTTCGACGCTCCCCGCGTCGCCGTCGCTCGGAACTAA
- a CDS encoding DUF368 domain-containing protein, with product MERRLRSLLVVALKGLCMGAADAVPGVSGGTIALITGIYERLIAAITAVSPARIGRVLAAPLPGRRADARAAFLEIDGWFLLALGTGILTAVLVVTRLLHVALADSPVVTFGFFFGLIAASAVALADQASLDTPGRIGAGIGGFCLAFFASSRAGAALPSSPLVTVFVGAIAISAMVLPGISGSLILVILGQYEFLVERLTAFVDALLGLFVGGTVDAVVDPATTVVAFGVGGVVGLLSVAHAVRWALAHYHRATLTFLVSLVVGGLRAPVVEAGEGLTAGWSTDPLLAFAGAAAVGAVVVLALERYTEGIAEPV from the coding sequence ATGGAACGGCGCCTTCGCTCCCTGCTCGTCGTCGCTCTCAAGGGACTCTGTATGGGCGCCGCCGACGCCGTCCCCGGCGTCTCCGGCGGCACCATCGCGCTCATCACGGGGATCTACGAGCGCCTGATCGCAGCCATCACTGCGGTCTCGCCGGCGCGGATCGGCCGCGTTCTCGCTGCACCGCTGCCGGGCCGGCGCGCCGACGCGCGGGCGGCGTTTCTCGAGATCGACGGCTGGTTTCTGCTCGCGCTCGGTACCGGCATCCTCACCGCCGTCCTCGTCGTGACGCGGCTCCTCCACGTCGCGCTCGCGGACTCCCCGGTCGTCACCTTCGGCTTTTTCTTCGGCCTGATCGCCGCCTCGGCCGTCGCGCTCGCGGACCAGGCGTCGCTCGATACGCCCGGGCGGATCGGCGCCGGCATCGGCGGGTTCTGTCTCGCTTTCTTCGCGTCGAGTCGCGCCGGCGCAGCCCTCCCGTCGTCGCCGCTGGTCACCGTCTTCGTCGGCGCAATCGCCATCAGCGCGATGGTGTTGCCCGGCATCTCGGGGTCGCTCATCCTGGTCATCCTCGGTCAGTACGAGTTCCTCGTCGAACGGCTGACGGCCTTTGTCGACGCCCTCCTCGGTCTGTTCGTGGGCGGGACGGTCGACGCCGTCGTCGACCCCGCGACGACCGTCGTCGCCTTCGGCGTCGGGGGCGTGGTCGGCCTCCTCAGCGTCGCCCACGCCGTCCGCTGGGCGCTCGCCCACTACCACCGGGCGACGCTCACCTTTCTCGTCAGCCTGGTCGTCGGCGGCCTGCGCGCCCCCGTCGTCGAGGCCGGCGAGGGACTGACCGCCGGGTGGTCGACCGATCCGCTCCTCGCGTTCGCGGGGGCGGCAGCCGTCGGCGCCGTCGTCGTCCTCGCGCTCGAACGGTACACCGAGGGCATCGCGGAGCCGGTCTGA
- a CDS encoding class I SAM-dependent methyltransferase: MGFHTFDSDQAAKLEDAAARYRHCSREELHALVAPQSDAVLADLGSGTGFYTDDLAPHAGTVFAVDVQTVMHDHYREKGVPENVELVAADAADLPFATGELDAAVSTFTFHEFGNADALQEVARVLRPGGRLAIVDWDREGAGEAGPPRGETYGLDDAVGLQRAAGFAIDRAETRPETFVTVARLDG; this comes from the coding sequence ATGGGCTTTCACACGTTCGACAGCGATCAGGCGGCGAAACTCGAGGATGCAGCCGCCCGGTATCGCCACTGCTCGCGCGAGGAACTCCACGCCCTCGTCGCACCGCAGTCGGACGCGGTGCTCGCCGACCTCGGCAGTGGCACCGGGTTTTACACCGACGATCTCGCCCCCCACGCCGGAACGGTGTTCGCCGTCGACGTCCAGACCGTGATGCACGACCACTACCGCGAGAAAGGCGTCCCCGAGAACGTCGAGCTCGTCGCGGCCGACGCCGCCGACCTCCCCTTCGCGACGGGCGAACTCGACGCCGCCGTCTCGACGTTCACCTTCCACGAGTTCGGGAACGCCGACGCCCTGCAGGAGGTGGCCCGCGTGCTCCGGCCCGGCGGGCGACTCGCCATCGTCGACTGGGACCGTGAGGGTGCGGGCGAGGCCGGTCCACCGCGCGGGGAGACGTACGGCCTCGACGACGCCGTGGGCCTCCAGCGAGCGGCGGGGTTCGCCATCGACCGCGCCGAGACCCGGCCGGAGACGTTCGTGACGGTGGCGCGTCTCGACGGCTGA
- a CDS encoding HEWD family protein, which translates to MDIRIRKPTVRECEKCGRRERWNDATGTWRLDTDDEGDRIAGDVYCIHEWDINGTFVPIETDDADAEA; encoded by the coding sequence ATGGACATACGCATCCGAAAACCGACCGTCCGGGAGTGTGAGAAATGTGGCCGTCGCGAACGCTGGAACGACGCGACGGGCACCTGGCGTCTCGACACCGACGACGAGGGCGACCGCATCGCCGGCGACGTGTACTGCATCCACGAGTGGGACATCAACGGCACGTTCGTCCCCATCGAAACCGACGACGCCGACGCCGAAGCGTAA
- the cutA gene encoding divalent-cation tolerance protein CutA, which translates to MPDDPSPPVTVYVTVPREDASHLARRLVDERLAACVNVVDCQSVYRWDGDVTADDEAILLAKTTDGRYDEMVDRVGEWHPYDVPCIERLPVDGAHEPFSAWCSEAVERDG; encoded by the coding sequence ATGCCCGACGACCCGTCACCGCCCGTCACGGTCTACGTCACCGTCCCGCGCGAGGACGCGTCCCATCTGGCGCGACGGCTCGTCGACGAGCGACTGGCGGCCTGTGTCAACGTCGTGGACTGCCAGTCCGTCTATCGATGGGACGGCGACGTGACGGCCGACGACGAAGCGATTCTGCTCGCGAAAACCACCGACGGACGGTACGACGAGATGGTCGACCGCGTCGGCGAGTGGCATCCCTACGATGTGCCCTGTATCGAACGGCTCCCCGTCGACGGCGCCCACGAGCCCTTTTCGGCGTGGTGTAGCGAGGCGGTCGAGCGTGATGGATGA
- a CDS encoding phosphoglycolate phosphatase — MAPPLVLDIDGTLTRADGGIDPRAFDALREWEAPIVLATGKAFPYPVALCHFMDISERVVAEHGGIVCADDEVRVTVDDASRAADAARAFVERGGQMGWGRADTVNRWRETEVAVRYDADEALLRAVAEEFGVELVDTGYAYHLKLPGVAKGDGVRSVAETLALEPADFVAVGDSENDVSTFEVVGESYAVANADDRARDAADHVTEGAHLDGTLEALAACRDR, encoded by the coding sequence ATGGCGCCGCCGCTCGTACTCGACATCGACGGGACGCTGACGCGGGCCGACGGCGGGATCGATCCCCGGGCGTTCGACGCGCTCCGCGAATGGGAGGCCCCGATCGTCCTCGCGACGGGGAAGGCGTTCCCCTACCCCGTCGCACTCTGTCATTTCATGGACATCTCCGAACGGGTCGTCGCGGAACACGGCGGCATCGTCTGTGCCGACGACGAGGTGCGGGTGACCGTCGACGACGCGAGTCGTGCGGCGGACGCGGCGCGGGCGTTCGTCGAGCGCGGCGGGCAGATGGGCTGGGGCCGGGCCGACACCGTCAACCGCTGGCGGGAGACGGAAGTCGCCGTTCGGTACGACGCCGACGAAGCGCTGCTCCGGGCTGTCGCCGAGGAGTTCGGCGTCGAACTGGTGGATACGGGCTACGCCTACCACCTCAAACTCCCGGGCGTGGCGAAAGGCGACGGCGTCCGGTCGGTCGCCGAGACGCTCGCCCTCGAACCCGCGGACTTCGTCGCCGTCGGCGACAGCGAGAACGACGTCTCGACGTTCGAGGTGGTGGGCGAATCCTACGCAGTGGCGAACGCCGACGACCGGGCGCGCGACGCCGCCGACCACGTGACCGAGGGCGCCCACCTAGACGGAACGCTCGAAGCCCTGGCGGCGTGTCGCGACCGATGA